The following proteins come from a genomic window of Corynebacterium crudilactis:
- a CDS encoding ABC transporter substrate-binding protein, with product MKKSLIAVVACALVLSGCSSETSETALPTTETSATPATGEYPRTIELEDSSITLETKPERIAVLTPEAASLVLPIAGAERVIMTAEMDTADAETAALASQVEYQIKNGGSLDPEQVIAADPDLVIVSARFATEQGTIDILEGLNVPVVNFDADAWADIDAITKHLDIVGELVGEEDKAAEAIAEIDANRVEIAKPAISPTVLTLMQRGPRQMVMPETSMINGLIREAGGTPVVDSLGATGTITADPEQVVAMAPEIIIIQDFQGKGREDFADFLSNPALASVPAIANGKVFYADTVTTGVTAGTDITTGLQQVAEMIS from the coding sequence ATGAAAAAGTCTCTCATCGCCGTTGTTGCCTGCGCGTTAGTCTTGAGCGGTTGCTCCTCGGAAACTTCAGAAACTGCCCTACCGACAACTGAAACCAGCGCGACTCCAGCCACCGGCGAGTACCCACGCACCATCGAGTTGGAAGATTCTTCCATCACTTTAGAAACCAAGCCGGAGCGCATCGCAGTCCTCACCCCAGAAGCAGCCTCCCTGGTACTGCCTATCGCCGGAGCTGAACGTGTCATCATGACCGCTGAGATGGATACCGCCGATGCAGAAACTGCGGCGCTGGCTTCCCAAGTGGAATACCAAATCAAAAATGGTGGCAGCCTCGACCCAGAACAAGTAATCGCAGCTGATCCAGACCTCGTGATTGTCAGCGCGCGCTTTGCCACGGAACAAGGAACCATCGACATTCTCGAAGGCCTTAACGTCCCTGTGGTCAACTTCGATGCTGATGCATGGGCAGATATTGATGCCATCACCAAACACCTAGATATCGTCGGCGAGCTTGTAGGCGAAGAAGACAAAGCAGCTGAAGCCATCGCAGAAATCGATGCCAACCGCGTAGAAATCGCTAAACCAGCAATATCTCCTACGGTATTGACCTTGATGCAGCGCGGACCACGCCAAATGGTGATGCCTGAAACCTCAATGATTAACGGACTCATCCGCGAAGCCGGCGGCACCCCAGTTGTAGATTCCCTCGGCGCAACCGGCACCATCACTGCAGACCCAGAGCAGGTAGTTGCCATGGCTCCAGAAATTATCATCATTCAAGATTTCCAAGGAAAAGGCCGCGAAGACTTCGCCGATTTCCTTTCCAACCCAGCACTCGCTAGCGTTCCAGCCATTGCTAATGGAAAAGTTTTCTATGCAGACACTGTCACCACTGGGGTCACCGCTGGAACCGATATCACTACTGGCCTGCAGCAAGTCGCAGAAATGATCAGCTAA
- a CDS encoding ABC transporter ATP-binding protein: MPQRVEVRNLNVEFPTKYAVKDVSFSAPAGQVTALIGPNGAGKSTALSAIAGLVASTGQVVVGGREVVSISAKNRAQLLSLVPQNTELRIGFSARDVVAMGRYPHRGRFAVETDADRRATDDALRAINAQDIAEQPVNELSGGQQQLIHIGRALAQDTAVVLLDEPVSALDLRHQVDVLQLLRDRANTGTTVIVVLHDLNHVARWCDHAVLMANGEVVSQGPVSNVLEPSTLSRVYGLPIAVRDDPDTESLRVIPHPLS; encoded by the coding sequence ATGCCTCAACGTGTTGAAGTGCGGAATCTCAACGTGGAATTCCCGACAAAATATGCAGTAAAAGATGTCTCTTTTAGCGCACCGGCTGGACAAGTAACCGCGCTAATTGGCCCCAATGGCGCAGGTAAAAGTACAGCTCTCTCAGCTATCGCAGGACTTGTGGCCTCCACAGGCCAGGTTGTGGTGGGCGGACGTGAGGTGGTGTCGATAAGCGCTAAAAACCGCGCCCAGCTCCTCTCACTCGTGCCGCAAAACACTGAGCTGCGCATTGGTTTTAGTGCCCGCGACGTCGTCGCAATGGGCAGATATCCGCACCGCGGACGCTTCGCGGTGGAAACTGACGCCGATCGCCGCGCCACCGATGACGCGCTGCGCGCCATCAATGCGCAAGACATCGCAGAGCAACCAGTCAACGAACTTTCCGGCGGCCAACAGCAGCTTATTCATATCGGCCGAGCACTTGCCCAAGATACTGCCGTTGTGCTTCTCGACGAACCCGTCTCTGCCCTTGACCTTCGCCATCAAGTCGACGTGCTGCAGCTGTTACGTGACCGAGCAAATACCGGCACCACCGTGATCGTGGTGCTCCATGACCTCAACCATGTGGCCAGATGGTGCGATCATGCGGTACTGATGGCCAATGGCGAAGTGGTCTCCCAAGGACCTGTGTCAAATGTCTTGGAACCATCCACCTTGTCACGGGTCTATGGACTCCCCATTGCGGTTCGGGATGATCCTGATACTGAATCACTTCGAGTGATTCCGCATCCACTTTCTTAA
- a CDS encoding FecCD family ABC transporter permease, whose protein sequence is MSRTGVQKKPQLTAPVVIIGALIMLIVAFIASLMMGPVTVPFNELASNPIVTEIRTPRIIIAALVGAALAVAGAIMQTVFHNPLADPGIVGVSSGAAVAAVLAIVTGASFFGQWTVPFAAFVGALVTVAVVYLIASSRAMDGRGADPATLVLVGMAITAFLGAIIASATANAPQDSELRSVTFWLNGDLVSRTWEHVGVAIVPIIVGLVLAIGGSRDLNLLLLGDSTAQTSGLNVNRARIILLALAALLTATAVAVSGTISFVGLVVPHLVRIVLGADHRALLPAAAILGATFVIVADTVARMIFSPIVLQTGVVVAFIGSPIFLYLLLSMRKRRGLGL, encoded by the coding sequence TTGTCGCGCACCGGTGTCCAGAAAAAACCACAGCTCACCGCTCCTGTTGTCATCATTGGCGCCCTCATCATGTTGATTGTTGCGTTCATTGCCTCACTCATGATGGGTCCGGTTACAGTCCCTTTTAATGAACTAGCTAGCAATCCTATTGTCACCGAAATTCGTACGCCCCGCATCATCATCGCTGCTCTAGTGGGAGCTGCACTAGCGGTTGCTGGTGCAATCATGCAAACGGTGTTCCATAATCCGCTTGCTGATCCAGGCATCGTGGGTGTGTCTTCGGGTGCTGCTGTCGCGGCAGTACTGGCGATTGTCACAGGTGCGAGCTTCTTTGGTCAGTGGACGGTTCCTTTTGCTGCATTCGTTGGCGCATTAGTTACTGTTGCCGTGGTCTATTTGATCGCAAGCTCTCGAGCCATGGATGGTCGCGGAGCAGATCCTGCCACCTTAGTCCTGGTGGGCATGGCAATCACCGCATTTTTGGGTGCCATTATTGCCAGCGCAACGGCCAATGCGCCCCAGGATTCAGAGCTGCGTTCAGTTACTTTTTGGCTCAACGGCGATCTAGTCTCTCGCACTTGGGAGCATGTGGGTGTGGCAATTGTGCCGATCATTGTGGGATTGGTCCTGGCGATCGGTGGCTCCCGCGATCTGAACTTGCTGTTGTTGGGCGATTCGACGGCACAAACTTCCGGACTCAATGTCAACCGTGCACGCATCATCTTGTTGGCTTTAGCTGCGCTGCTAACAGCCACTGCGGTTGCGGTATCGGGCACGATTTCCTTTGTGGGTTTGGTGGTTCCCCACCTGGTGCGCATTGTGTTGGGCGCAGATCACCGAGCATTATTGCCTGCTGCTGCGATTTTGGGTGCAACTTTTGTGATCGTGGCCGACACTGTGGCACGCATGATCTTCTCCCCCATTGTGTTGCAAACTGGTGTGGTTGTAGCGTTTATTGGCTCACCAATCTTTTTGTATTTGCTGCTCAGTATGCGCAAACGACGCGGATTGGGGCTGTAG
- the trpS gene encoding tryptophan--tRNA ligase has translation MTTQDIDLTAQTASRVLSGIQPTADSYHLGNYLGAVKQWIDLQESYDAFYFIPDLHAITVDQDPEELRNRTISGAAQLLALGIDPERSTLFVQSHVPAHAELSWVLTCLTGFGEASRMTQFKDKSSKRGADRTSAGLFTYPMLMAADILLYRPHLVPVGEDQRQHLELTRTLAERVNNRFGKVFEVPEGFIPQGASKIYDLQNPTAKMSKSGDNPKGIINLLDEPKVSVKRIKSAVTDNDGVIAYDPENKPGVSNLLVIQSALTGTSVDALVDGYQGAGYGALKGDTAEALEAFTTPLKAKYDEYMNDRAELERVLAIGAERANAIANETLADVYDKIGFLAPRR, from the coding sequence ATGACGACGCAGGATATTGATCTCACCGCACAAACCGCTTCCAGAGTTCTTTCTGGAATTCAGCCCACCGCCGATTCTTATCATCTAGGTAACTACCTCGGAGCGGTCAAGCAGTGGATTGACCTGCAGGAATCCTATGATGCTTTCTATTTCATCCCGGATCTCCACGCAATCACTGTTGATCAGGATCCAGAAGAACTCCGCAACCGCACTATTTCTGGCGCAGCCCAGCTCTTGGCACTGGGCATTGATCCAGAACGCTCCACTTTGTTCGTGCAGTCTCATGTTCCGGCACACGCAGAATTGTCTTGGGTGCTCACGTGCCTCACCGGTTTCGGTGAAGCATCCCGCATGACTCAGTTCAAGGATAAGTCTTCTAAGCGTGGCGCTGATCGCACCTCTGCTGGCCTGTTTACTTATCCAATGCTGATGGCAGCCGATATTTTATTGTACCGCCCACATCTCGTGCCAGTCGGCGAAGACCAGCGCCAGCACCTAGAGCTGACCCGCACACTCGCAGAACGTGTGAACAATCGTTTTGGCAAGGTTTTCGAAGTTCCAGAAGGCTTCATTCCACAGGGCGCATCCAAGATCTACGATCTGCAAAACCCAACTGCCAAGATGTCCAAGTCCGGTGATAACCCTAAGGGCATCATCAACCTGCTTGATGAGCCTAAGGTGTCTGTCAAACGCATCAAGTCTGCCGTGACTGATAACGATGGCGTGATTGCTTATGATCCTGAAAATAAGCCAGGCGTATCCAACTTGCTGGTCATCCAGTCTGCGCTGACCGGCACTTCCGTTGATGCGCTTGTCGACGGCTACCAGGGCGCTGGTTACGGTGCACTGAAGGGTGACACCGCCGAAGCACTTGAGGCATTTACTACTCCGCTGAAGGCTAAGTACGACGAGTACATGAATGATCGTGCGGAACTTGAGCGCGTCTTAGCAATTGGTGCTGAGCGTGCAAATGCCATTGCTAATGAAACTTTGGCAGATGTTTACGACAAGATCGGATTCTTGGCGCCTCGCCGCTAA
- a CDS encoding YhjD/YihY/BrkB family envelope integrity protein: protein MSTRTTPQDRHTDEYGIERINQDEPGMVEKLREKHSWFDHLMRMNERFGAKGGNQLSAGITYFSVLSIFPLAMLVFGIAGVILAGNPEILADIQDRINGSVDGEIGNTINGIIDTAIAQRGAVLGIGGLTALWSGLGWMSNLRFGVSRMWAIDPTEGNFLKNKLTDLVALIVLILALGVAFGVTAIGASGLTQNLLELVGLGDFPGISYITWFVAVVVGVLANFLVFGWLIFSLPRTKVPLRPGLQAALVGAIGFEVVKQAGSQLASNALGNPAGAAFGPIIGIMVVLYLSWRILMYCSAWAATSEESLRLAAVPAPEPAVIRIRHEIDPSGEVSQSARKVGIGVAVGAAVAGAFTLLRKK, encoded by the coding sequence ATGTCTACAAGAACGACACCCCAAGACCGACATACAGATGAATACGGTATTGAACGTATTAATCAAGACGAACCTGGGATGGTTGAAAAGCTGAGGGAAAAGCATAGCTGGTTTGATCACCTCATGCGGATGAACGAACGCTTTGGTGCGAAAGGCGGAAACCAACTCTCCGCCGGAATTACTTATTTTTCCGTGCTGTCTATTTTCCCGCTGGCAATGCTAGTTTTCGGTATCGCTGGTGTTATCCTCGCTGGAAACCCGGAAATTTTGGCAGATATCCAAGATCGGATTAATGGATCTGTAGACGGCGAAATTGGAAATACGATCAACGGAATCATCGATACGGCCATTGCTCAGCGTGGCGCTGTCTTAGGTATTGGTGGTTTAACCGCGCTGTGGTCCGGTTTGGGCTGGATGTCGAACTTACGTTTCGGTGTTTCTCGGATGTGGGCTATCGATCCGACAGAGGGCAATTTCCTGAAAAATAAGCTCACAGACCTCGTTGCTCTCATCGTGCTGATTCTGGCTTTGGGTGTGGCTTTTGGCGTTACTGCCATCGGTGCATCGGGACTTACCCAGAACCTTCTTGAGTTGGTTGGTCTGGGAGATTTCCCAGGCATTAGCTACATCACGTGGTTCGTGGCAGTGGTTGTTGGTGTGCTGGCCAACTTCTTAGTGTTTGGGTGGTTAATCTTTTCTCTTCCTCGTACCAAAGTCCCACTGCGCCCAGGTTTACAAGCCGCCTTGGTGGGCGCGATCGGTTTCGAAGTAGTAAAACAGGCTGGATCGCAGTTGGCTTCTAATGCGCTCGGAAACCCAGCCGGTGCTGCGTTCGGTCCGATCATCGGCATCATGGTTGTGCTGTATTTGAGTTGGCGCATCCTCATGTACTGCTCTGCGTGGGCAGCTACTAGTGAAGAATCATTGCGTTTGGCTGCTGTTCCGGCGCCAGAACCAGCAGTGATCAGAATTCGCCATGAAATTGATCCAAGCGGTGAAGTTTCGCAGTCAGCTCGAAAAGTAGGCATTGGAGTTGCCGTGGGTGCAGCGGTCGCAGGTGCATTTACTTTGCTGCGGAAAAAATAA
- a CDS encoding RDD family protein, whose amino-acid sequence MNTNLPDLYNAFGLDRSETSEALGISLSARDLRLEQMGIPQEDPRRAQTVQAFAVLADPAKRATYDAQLATGVPLTWAQIQHLGNFGTLPNSQPFASPQPPQPAAEPQQQWNSGQTYAYGDPTMDYNAQHSYNPLQDQTQASMYGQQPFSSVPAQQMYGAQTFNRPTASTRLWMAIVDGIIASIAGSIVAGIFGFGSEFLTAIIVALFTIFYIVGSESLLGATPVKKIMGYETRDVDTHARLSAGAAAKRNWWKLISVTGIGTVVSFIMAAVYGSSINENNQMRGAHDRLANAEVVKKNA is encoded by the coding sequence ATGAACACGAACCTACCCGATCTATACAATGCCTTTGGCCTAGATCGAAGCGAAACTTCTGAAGCTTTAGGCATTTCCCTTTCTGCGCGCGACCTTCGCCTAGAGCAAATGGGTATTCCGCAAGAAGATCCTCGCAGAGCCCAAACTGTGCAAGCGTTTGCGGTGCTGGCCGATCCTGCCAAGCGAGCTACCTATGATGCCCAATTGGCAACCGGCGTTCCGTTGACCTGGGCGCAGATCCAGCATTTGGGAAATTTCGGCACGCTGCCTAACTCACAGCCGTTTGCCTCACCGCAACCGCCACAACCAGCTGCAGAACCACAGCAACAGTGGAACAGTGGACAAACCTATGCTTACGGTGATCCGACCATGGATTACAACGCACAGCACAGCTACAACCCACTGCAGGATCAAACGCAGGCTTCCATGTATGGTCAGCAGCCGTTTTCTAGCGTGCCAGCGCAGCAGATGTATGGTGCGCAGACTTTTAATCGACCAACAGCAAGCACGCGGTTGTGGATGGCTATCGTGGACGGCATCATCGCTAGTATTGCGGGTTCAATTGTCGCGGGTATTTTTGGTTTTGGCTCAGAATTCTTAACAGCCATCATTGTGGCGCTGTTTACCATCTTCTACATTGTGGGTAGTGAATCTCTTCTGGGAGCCACCCCTGTGAAGAAGATCATGGGCTATGAAACCCGCGATGTGGATACTCATGCACGTTTGTCAGCCGGAGCAGCAGCAAAGCGAAATTGGTGGAAGCTGATTAGCGTCACTGGTATCGGTACCGTGGTGTCATTCATCATGGCTGCTGTCTATGGTTCTTCAATTAATGAAAACAACCAGATGCGCGGTGCACACGACCGTCTGGCAAACGCAGAAGTAGTGAAGAAGAACGCTTAA
- a CDS encoding D-alanyl-D-alanine carboxypeptidase family protein, translated as MRKTLRHSCTALLTAWALLLPTAALAQEPIEAEVTADNAESIEDIIEDSALPTTREAAPNTDLCPNKHTPAPARTTSEVVAPGMETPVAIPVPAVPAGGEQMAACGVIAPDVFELPPQADKELTASAWMVFDIDSGEILAAKDPHGRYRPASIIKVLLSLVAMEELDPLAVVTGTADAADIEGSRVGVGEGGQYTVDQLLHGLLLASGNDAAYLLAQELGGDQIALEKVNALAKQLGAQDTFAATYSGLDAPGMSTSAYDMSLIYQHAWQNPTFKAIIGTDHIAFPGWGDNEGFEVWNDNALFMNDPDGIGGKTGYTDDANHTFVGGLDRGGRRLAAVILDSTVTDIRPWEQARLLIDASLRTPPGSGVGQLGSNVPAELPTTVPEMPESTDTPTQDIGGSEDTMLKIIVALGVIAVLLIAALAWTFRRRN; from the coding sequence ATGAGGAAAACGCTTCGCCACAGCTGCACCGCACTTCTAACTGCATGGGCGCTACTACTACCCACAGCAGCCCTGGCACAAGAGCCAATCGAAGCAGAAGTCACAGCCGATAATGCCGAATCGATCGAAGACATCATCGAGGACAGCGCCCTTCCCACCACGCGCGAAGCAGCACCCAACACCGATCTCTGCCCCAATAAACACACCCCTGCCCCGGCGCGCACCACCTCAGAAGTAGTCGCGCCGGGTATGGAGACACCTGTTGCAATACCCGTTCCCGCTGTCCCGGCAGGTGGCGAACAGATGGCGGCCTGCGGTGTCATCGCTCCTGACGTCTTTGAGCTTCCACCGCAGGCGGATAAAGAACTCACGGCTTCTGCGTGGATGGTGTTTGATATCGATTCCGGCGAAATCCTGGCGGCCAAAGATCCTCACGGCAGATACCGTCCGGCGTCCATCATTAAAGTGTTGTTGAGTCTCGTTGCCATGGAGGAACTCGATCCCCTCGCTGTCGTGACAGGCACTGCCGACGCTGCCGATATCGAAGGTTCCCGCGTGGGGGTTGGCGAAGGTGGACAATATACCGTTGATCAATTACTCCACGGTTTGCTGTTAGCCAGTGGAAATGATGCGGCGTATCTGTTGGCTCAAGAACTTGGCGGGGATCAGATCGCGTTGGAAAAGGTCAATGCTCTGGCTAAGCAGCTCGGTGCTCAAGACACCTTTGCTGCTACTTATTCCGGTTTGGATGCGCCAGGTATGTCTACCTCTGCGTATGACATGTCCTTGATCTACCAGCACGCTTGGCAAAACCCTACATTTAAGGCCATCATCGGCACTGATCACATTGCGTTCCCAGGTTGGGGCGATAATGAGGGTTTTGAGGTCTGGAATGACAATGCTTTGTTTATGAATGATCCCGATGGCATCGGTGGCAAAACTGGCTATACCGACGATGCCAACCACACGTTTGTGGGTGGCCTTGATCGAGGTGGCAGGCGCCTGGCCGCCGTGATCTTGGATTCCACGGTCACAGATATTCGTCCGTGGGAACAAGCACGCTTGCTTATCGACGCCTCCCTCCGCACCCCTCCAGGGTCCGGTGTGGGCCAGCTCGGCAGCAACGTGCCAGCAGAGCTGCCGACTACGGTCCCAGAAATGCCAGAATCCACCGACACCCCTACCCAGGATATTGGTGGATCTGAGGACACCATGCTCAAAATCATTGTAGCGCTCGGTGTCATCGCAGTGCTTTTAATTGCTGCACTGGCATGGACATTTAGACGCCGAAATTAA
- a CDS encoding C40 family peptidase, producing MIGLLNALTRLATQEPAQLPHLAIPAAPDISAAIALGRELSTNPTTLLSLFDATSHQHHLLITSLNEAAPIINSARNDIATTAQQYLHQAAGLAIRSFSVNPAEAFSARTQLLSLPGMLFAEAAQRLEEMARQVQPIVDKLAQVEELSPASASVPTPEATPTPAYMAVAEPPSASAEVGKQAVASAKGALGTPYSWGGTTLSGFDCSGLTQWAWRQAGVEIPRIADQQAVGRQVTYDELQEGDLLVWDGHVAMYAGSGQIIEAGDPVQLNPVRTSNMGMSFHGYFRPTG from the coding sequence GTGATCGGATTACTCAACGCGCTCACCCGCCTTGCCACGCAAGAGCCTGCACAACTGCCGCACTTAGCTATTCCTGCAGCGCCTGATATTTCCGCAGCCATCGCGCTCGGGCGCGAGCTCAGCACCAATCCCACCACCCTGTTATCGCTTTTCGACGCCACCTCACATCAACATCACCTCCTGATCACTTCCCTCAATGAAGCGGCACCGATCATCAATTCAGCTCGGAACGATATCGCCACCACTGCGCAGCAGTATCTCCACCAGGCCGCAGGCTTAGCCATCCGCAGTTTCTCAGTGAATCCTGCGGAAGCATTTTCCGCCCGTACACAATTACTGTCTCTTCCTGGAATGTTGTTTGCCGAAGCTGCCCAACGTTTGGAAGAGATGGCGCGCCAGGTACAACCGATCGTCGACAAGCTAGCTCAGGTGGAAGAACTCAGCCCTGCTTCTGCCTCTGTCCCTACCCCAGAAGCTACGCCGACACCTGCCTATATGGCTGTGGCTGAACCGCCAAGTGCCAGCGCCGAGGTGGGCAAACAAGCTGTTGCCTCAGCAAAAGGTGCCCTGGGTACGCCCTATTCTTGGGGTGGCACCACGTTATCGGGCTTTGATTGCAGTGGCCTTACCCAATGGGCCTGGAGACAAGCCGGTGTGGAGATCCCACGCATTGCCGACCAGCAAGCAGTAGGCAGGCAAGTTACCTATGATGAGCTGCAAGAAGGTGATCTTTTGGTCTGGGATGGACATGTCGCAATGTATGCCGGTAGCGGGCAAATTATCGAAGCCGGCGATCCCGTCCAGCTGAATCCGGTGCGCACATCCAATATGGGAATGTCTTTTCACGGCTATTTTCGGCCCACAGGCTGA